From the genome of Candidatus Competibacteraceae bacterium:
CCCCAGCGCGCAGGGGCAGGCGATGATCAACACGGTCAGGCTGGTGACCAGGATATAGCCGATCCGGGGTTCGGGGCCGAAATTGAACCAGGCCAGCGCGGTCAGGATGGCCACGATCAGGACCGAGGGGACGAACACGGCGGCGACCCGGTCGGCCAGCCGGCCGATCGGCGGCTTGCTGTTTTGCGCCTGCCGCACGCTGGCGACGATGTGGGCCAGCACCGTGTCCTCGCCGACCCGGGCGGCGCGGAACACGAAGGTGCCGGTCTGATTCACCGTGCCGCCGGTCACGGCATCGCCGGCCTGTTTGACCACCGGCAGCGGTTCGCCGGTCAGCATCGATTCGTCCACGGTCGAGTGGCCGTGGACGATGTCGCCGTCCACCGGAATTTTTTCGCCCGGCCGCACCCGGATCGAATCGCCGATCCGCAGGGTTTCGATGGGGACATCCCGTTCTTGATCGCCCATGACCAAGCGGGCGGTTTTCGGTCGCAGGCCGAGCAGGCGCTGGATGGCGGTCGAGGCTTTGCCGCGCGCCCGGCTTTCCAGCGCGGAGCCGAGATTGATCAGGGCGATGATGGTGACCGCTGCTTCGAAGTAGGCGTGTTGAGCCAGGCTGGGCACGCTGTTGGGAAACAGGGCCACCAGCATCGAATACGACCAGGCGGCGCCGGTACCCAGCGCGATCAGGGTGTCCATGTTGGCGTTGTGATGACGGAATTGGCGCCAGGCGCCGCTAAAGAAATGGCCACCGCTGTAGATCATCGCCGCCAGGGTCAGCAGGCCGGTCGCGATCCAGAACCACCGGCCGCCGGGACTGGCCAACGCCGGCAGCCAGCCGGCCAGTTCCGCCAGCAGCAAGGGTGCGGCCAGGGCGCCGGCAACGACGGTGTTGCGAACCAGACGGCGATAATGGGCCTGCTCGGCGGCGTCGTGCTCGGCTTCGGCGGCGGCGTCACGCAGTTCGGCGGCGTCGTAGCCGGCCGCCCGCACTGCGTGGATCAGCGTTTCGGCCTCGGCGCCGCCGGCCACTTGGGCGGTGCGCTCGGCGAAGTTGACATTGGCTTCGGCCACGCCGGGTACGCCGCGCAGGGCGGTTTCCACGGCGGCGACGCAACCGGCGCAGCTCATGCCGGTGATGGCCAGACGCAAGGGTTGAACGGGCGATCCGGGTGTCATTGCATGAGTGCTCCCGACACGTTTAAGGCGCGAATAAGGCGCGAAAAGTATATTCATGCCGGCGATGGCATGTTCCGATGGGATAGGAAGAACAGGTTCTAAAATCGCAATGTTTATGACTCCAGCCAGCCTATTCGCGTTCGGACCATCGGTGGAGTGGCTGGCCATCGTGTTGACCGGCAACCGGTACGATATCCGCATCAAGTTCAAGGGCCAGTGGAACTATCCCGACTCCGCTCAAGAGCCATGAACGCCATGGAACCGGTGCTGAGCGAATCGGACCACGCGCGCGGGCTGAATCTGCCCATCGACGTATTCTTGCGCTCGCTGGCCGATGATCAGACCGACCAGGCCATCGGCGTGATCCTCTCGGGTACCGGTAGTGACGGAATGCGCGGTATCCGGGCGATCAAGGGAGCGGGTGGGATGGTGATGGTGCAAAGCGAGGAGTCGGCCAAGTTCGATGGCATGCCGCGTGCCGCCCTTTCCACCGGGCTGGCGGATTTCACTCTGCCTCCCGACGAAATGCCTCGGAAACTGGTCTCCTTCGTCCGCCATCCCTATGCGGCCAAGGCGGATCGCCGCCTTGGAAGAGCGCGGCCCGGTGGATGGCGACTCGCCCGCTTGGCGAGGCTGCGCCCACGAAAGCCTGAAGACGTTTCAGCGCCTGGTCGGGAAAATCGCGACCCTGTCGTCCTCTGCGGAACCGCTATCGTCATCGTCCCATTAGGACGAGGCGGCGGTTGCGGCCTGGGCAAAGGATAATCGCCGCGGTGTTCCCGCGCCAGACGGACAGCGCGTTCGCGGACCTCGGGGGAAGACGTCGGGGTGATCTTCTTGCTCATCATGGCGCCATCTTCTCAAGAGTGAGGAGCCTCCTCAAAACCTGGGGCGATTCACCTCGTTGAAAAAGGGGGGTGGGGGGATTTTCGCTCCTGCGTCGACCACAACTCATTGAGGAGAGCCATATTCGCTGGCGTCGTTCGCTCAGGCGTCGTTGCTTGTTTACACCACGCACGTTTTCGTGCCGTCGGCGTTGAACGGACTCGACCTTCCGATGGCGGTCGAGAGGGCGATGCGGCTCGTCGTCGCCTGTCGCGCGGTTGCGGTGTACGATGCCATCGTCATGGGTTGCCGGTTTTACAGGATGCTACGTCAGCGCCCCGCGTCAGCGTCGTCGGTTCGGCTAGAATCGTTCTTAACGTAAGGAAATCCTGTTAATCTGCACAAAAAAACCAGGAGGGTCTATGCCAGTCCGACATGTCCTTATCGTAGATGACTCCAAGTCGGCGCGGCTGATGTTGCGCAAGATGTTGCAGGGCTTCGGCATGACCGTGGATACCGTGGATTCGGCGGAGGAGGCTCTGAGCTATCTGCGCGACCAGCAGCCGGATGCGATCTTCATGGACCATACCATGCCCGGCATGGATGGCCTCACGACCGTGCGACAGATCAAAAACAGCCCCGCCACCGCCTCGATTCCGGTAGCGATGTATACCTCGAAGGACGAACCTTCCTATCAGGATGAGGCCCAGGCGGCCGGTGCCGTCGGTGTACTGAGCAAGCCGGCGATACCCGAAACCCTCGGTACGATTCTCGAACGATTTAACGCGCTGTTCGATGCCGTCAACCTCCCTCCGCCCAGCTCGCCGGAACCAGTTGTGGCAACACCGGCCGCCGAAGGCATGACGGCCAACCAAGTCGGCGCGATTGCCCTCGAAAAAGCCGAACAGGTTTTCTACGAGGCGATCGAGACGCAGGTGTTGCCGCTGATCAACGATGTGGTCGCCAAACTGCGACAGGACGTGGAAATCAGTCAGCGGGAGACGTGCGGTCGGATCGTAAGCCGTATTTGCGCGGAACAGCTGGCGGAATGGCAGCCGCCGGAACCACGCGAAGTCCAACCCAGTGAAGCCGCGCTGCGAGCGCAGATGCTGCCGTTGATGGAGCAGCGGTTGGAGACCTACCGGCGCGAAGCGCGGGCCTCCTTTGAAGAGCTGACGCGGGAAATGGCGGGACAGGTATGCCAACAGCAACTGCACGATCTGTCTAGCCGGCTGGTGCGGCAACTGAGCTTGCGGTTTGCCGAAGCCACGCAAAAAGCCGGCGCGGATGCCCGCGAAGCGGCGGAGAATGTGGCGCGGGAGATGGTGTCGCAGGCCACCGCGGCCGCGGAGGCGGCGGCCACCCAGGCGGCTGTCAGGCAAGCCGACGCGGCGGCGGCGGCGGCCGAACAAACGACACGCCAGTTGTGGGCGGATGCCCAGCACGACCTGCGACGGCGCGTTCATCTGGCGGCGGGTTGGGCGGCCGCCACCGGCGTTGGCGCGGCGGTACTGGCATATGCGCTGCGCTGAAAGGACAGGTGCCCCGCGCCGAAACCAGTCGGGGATGCGTCCATGCGCACCATGGCGAGCGAAGCGGTTATGACAGACATCATGATATATCTGGTTATTGGAGCGATGATCGGTTTGGTGGTCGGTGGCATGACGATCTATCTGTTGCCCTACCGAATGTTGCGGCGGGATCTGGCGCGGGCGCAAACGGATCTCACCGACGACCAGACAAAATACGGCGAACTGCAAGATGCCTTGCAGGATGAGCGGACGGCGATTTACCAGGTCCGCCAACAGCAGCAGCAGCAGCAGCAGCGATTCGAAGGCGAGCTGGAGCAGGAACGCGAGCGTTATGCCACGCTGGAGCGGCAATGCGCCGATTTGCAAGCCGATCGCGATCAGCAGCAAGAAACCCATCTGCGCGAGGCCACCAAGCTGCGCGATACCATTGAACGTCTCGAACGGGAGCAAGCGGCGCTGCAGGACCGTTTCGCGCGGGACAGCGAACAATGGGAGCGCGAGCGGCACAGCCTGCTGCTGCATAACAGCCAGTTCGAGGAACAGTTGCGGGTGCTGCGGCAGGATAAGGCAGCGCTGGACGAGCGCTTGGAGCAGCAACAGGAGTCGTGGGAGCGCGAGCGGCTGGCTTTGCAGATCCAGATGAATACCTTGGAAGACAATCTGTCGCTACAGAAAGCACGCGCCAGTCACCCCGGTTACGGCCTGTCGCCGGACAGCCAGCACTTGGCGGAACAGCTCAAGGCGGCGGCGGCGCGGGAATTGAACCAGCAGCGGTTGGCCTGGGAAGAAGAACGTCAGGCGATGCGGGAGCAGTTGGAGCGGTTGCAGGCCGAGCGCCGGGTATTGCGGGAGCAGGCGGCGACGGCGGGTATCGAGAACCCGTCGTCCGGGTTCGCCAATCTTGCGGATCAGGAGGTGTGCGAGTTGCGCCGACAAGTGGAACAGGCCCAGCGGGAGTGCCAGCAGTTGGAAGAAAAACTGGCGGCGCGCGAACGCCAGGGAGAACAGGAAAAGATCGCGTTGGAAGCCGAAATCGAACAGTTGATGGAGCGCTTGCTGCGTTTGCATCGCGAACGGAGTGCCTAGATTGTCGACGGCGAGCCGGGTTGCCGGAAAAATGCCGGATGCGCACTTGACCCGGTTCGCCTTGCGGCGCTGGATCGAGCGAACCACCGGGGCGTTTGAAGCAGGGCCGCTGATTCGTCGCCGCGCGGGTTACGACACCGATCGTACCCGTTCGCGGCCCTGATCCTGCTCGAATGCCAGGTGCCGCGGGATGCACCGCGACGGTTTATGCCTCTTTTCCCTCAATCCTCTTGCCGATGAACAAGCTGTCCAGGGTGGTGTCGCGATTGGTGAGCCCCGTGTTTCCATGTCTCTCAGTCGTAGGGCGGCCGGTACGGGAACGTTACATTTTTAACGCTGTGATATCGAAAATAGAGGAAGAATCCCCATGCGTGTACTCGTGGTCGGCGGAGCGGGTTATATCGGTTCCCACATGGTCAAGTTACTCTGCCAGCGCGGGTTCGAGGTGACGGTGCTGGATAACCTGTCCGCCGGTCACCGCGACGCGGTCAAGGGTGGGCGCTTCGTGCTGGGGGATCTGGGCGAGCGGGACATGCTGGATGATCTGCTCAGAACCTCGCGCTTCGACGGTGTGCTGCATTTCGCCTCTCATATCCAGGTCGGTGAGTCGGTGCGCGAGCCGGCCAAGTACTACCTCAACAACGTGTTCAAGACCCAGTACCTGCTGGATGCAATGGTCTCGCATCGGATCAACCATTTCATCTTCTCTTCCACGGCGGCGATTTTCGGCGAACCGCTGCGGACGCCCATCGACGAGAATCATCCCAAAAATCCCATCAACCCCTACGGGCGTGGCAAGTGGATGGTCGAGCAGATGCTGTCGGATTACGACGTGGCCTACGGGTTGAAGGCGGTGTGTCTGCGCTATTTCAATGCCGCCGGCGCCGATCCCGACGGCGAACTGGGCGAGCGCCACGAGCCGGAAACCCATCTGATTCCGCTGGTGCTACAAGCCGCCGCCGGCCGCCGGCCGAACATCGCCGTGTTCGGCACCGACTACGACACGCCGGACGGCACCTGCGTCCGCGACTACATTCATGTAACCGATCTGTGCGAGGCGCATCTGCTGGCGCTGCAACGATTGTGGGACGGAGCCGGCAGTGCCGCTTTCAACCTCGGCAACGGCAATGGCTTCTCGGTACGGGAAGTGATCGAAACCGCCCGCGCCGTCACCGGCCGCGAGATTCCGGTGGTGTACGGCGAGCGCCGACCGGGCGATCCGGCGCGGTTGGTGGCCGATTCCAGGCGGGCGCGGGCCGAACTGGGGTGGAACCCGCGTTACGCGGATCTGGCAACCATCGTTGCCCATGCCTGGCGCTGGGAGGGCACTCGCGAAGGATAAGCCGCGCCGCGCTCAAGCCGCCAGTCGCTCTATCGCCACCCGCAGTTCGCCCTCCAGCGGCGCGGCCTTGCCGGTGTGGGTGTCGACGATGACGAAGGTGACGTCGGCGTCGGCGACCACGGTATCGCTGCCCTTGAGCGTGACCCGTTGGTGCATCACGCAACTGCGGGTGCCGATGGTTTTCACCGAGGTGGCGATTTGCAGGATTTCGCCCATGAAGGCGGCGCGACGGTAGTTGATGTTGATGTTGACCACGGCGAAAGTGTAACCGTGTTGCTCCAGGAGATCCAGATTGCCCCGGCTTTCCAGCAGGTTCCAGCGGGCTTCCTCCAGAAATTCCAGATAACGGGCGTTGTTGACGTGGCGGAACAAGTCGAGATGATAACCTCGTACCTTGATGTCGATGGTGTGGCTCATAAGATGTGTCCCCTGGGGTCGGTGACCGAATGGGCGCCCACTGTAACCGTGTGCGCCGATGAGCGATAGGACGATTGCGCCAACTTGGCCGGAGGTGTCCGCCGGTGGGTGGAAACCGGCTCTGAGCGCCGACGGCGTTCATCTGTGGCTGGCGGATCTGGATCGGCCGCCGAGGTCCCTAACGAAACTGGCGACGACGCTGGCGGCGGACGAACGGGAGCGGGCGGCGCGGTTCCGTCTTCCCGAACACCGGGATCGCTTTATTGTCGGGCGTGGCCTGCTGCGGGAACTGCTGGGCGCGTACCTGAACCGACCTGTGGTGGCGTTGCGTTTCGCTTGCGGGCGGCGCGGCAAACCGCTGTTGGCGGGCGAGGATGCCGGTGCTGGCCTGCATTTCAACCTGTCGCACAGCGGCGACCAAGCGTTGTATGCGGTGGCTCGTCGCGAGGTTGGCGTGGATTTGGAGTGCCTGAATCGGGTGGTGAGCACGGCGTCGGTGGCCGAGCGTGTGTGCACGCCACGCGAGTGGGCGGTGTTTCAGGCGCTGCCGGCGGAACGACTCCGGGAAGCCTTTTTTAACTGCTGGACCCGTAAGGAAGCGATTGCCAAGGCGCTGGGTGGCGGTTTGGCAAGCGGTTTGCGAAATCTGGAGGTTTGTTTCCCGGACGGT
Proteins encoded in this window:
- a CDS encoding 4'-phosphopantetheinyl transferase superfamily protein, whose translation is MSDRTIAPTWPEVSAGGWKPALSADGVHLWLADLDRPPRSLTKLATTLAADERERAARFRLPEHRDRFIVGRGLLRELLGAYLNRPVVALRFACGRRGKPLLAGEDAGAGLHFNLSHSGDQALYAVARREVGVDLECLNRVVSTASVAERVCTPREWAVFQALPAERLREAFFNCWTRKEAIAKALGGGLASGLRNLEVCFPDGGLPDGRIGLRDASGREWSVLNLPLDSGWRGALAAEGQDWCWQGWCWTRFSSFPFSF
- the galE gene encoding UDP-glucose 4-epimerase GalE — translated: MRVLVVGGAGYIGSHMVKLLCQRGFEVTVLDNLSAGHRDAVKGGRFVLGDLGERDMLDDLLRTSRFDGVLHFASHIQVGESVREPAKYYLNNVFKTQYLLDAMVSHRINHFIFSSTAAIFGEPLRTPIDENHPKNPINPYGRGKWMVEQMLSDYDVAYGLKAVCLRYFNAAGADPDGELGERHEPETHLIPLVLQAAAGRRPNIAVFGTDYDTPDGTCVRDYIHVTDLCEAHLLALQRLWDGAGSAAFNLGNGNGFSVREVIETARAVTGREIPVVYGERRPGDPARLVADSRRARAELGWNPRYADLATIVAHAWRWEGTREG
- a CDS encoding response regulator produces the protein MPVRHVLIVDDSKSARLMLRKMLQGFGMTVDTVDSAEEALSYLRDQQPDAIFMDHTMPGMDGLTTVRQIKNSPATASIPVAMYTSKDEPSYQDEAQAAGAVGVLSKPAIPETLGTILERFNALFDAVNLPPPSSPEPVVATPAAEGMTANQVGAIALEKAEQVFYEAIETQVLPLINDVVAKLRQDVEISQRETCGRIVSRICAEQLAEWQPPEPREVQPSEAALRAQMLPLMEQRLETYRREARASFEELTREMAGQVCQQQLHDLSSRLVRQLSLRFAEATQKAGADAREAAENVAREMVSQATAAAEAAATQAAVRQADAAAAAAEQTTRQLWADAQHDLRRRVHLAAGWAAATGVGAAVLAYALR
- a CDS encoding acyl-CoA thioesterase; this encodes MSHTIDIKVRGYHLDLFRHVNNARYLEFLEEARWNLLESRGNLDLLEQHGYTFAVVNININYRRAAFMGEILQIATSVKTIGTRSCVMHQRVTLKGSDTVVADADVTFVIVDTHTGKAAPLEGELRVAIERLAA
- a CDS encoding copper-translocating P-type ATPase yields the protein MTPGSPVQPLRLAITGMSCAGCVAAVETALRGVPGVAEANVNFAERTAQVAGGAEAETLIHAVRAAGYDAAELRDAAAEAEHDAAEQAHYRRLVRNTVVAGALAAPLLLAELAGWLPALASPGGRWFWIATGLLTLAAMIYSGGHFFSGAWRQFRHHNANMDTLIALGTGAAWSYSMLVALFPNSVPSLAQHAYFEAAVTIIALINLGSALESRARGKASTAIQRLLGLRPKTARLVMGDQERDVPIETLRIGDSIRVRPGEKIPVDGDIVHGHSTVDESMLTGEPLPVVKQAGDAVTGGTVNQTGTFVFRAARVGEDTVLAHIVASVRQAQNSKPPIGRLADRVAAVFVPSVLIVAILTALAWFNFGPEPRIGYILVTSLTVLIIACPCALGLATPISIMVGVGKAAEHGILIRDGEALQRAGQLTAVVLDKTGTVTAGRPTVTAVTVLSGFQEDEIFALAAGLEAGSEHPLAQAILSAARDRGLSIPPLERFEAIAGHGASGEVKGRAVLAGNRRLLETHGIDTSLLQAEAERLAAQGQTPVFVAADGRAAGIVAVADPIKPDSAAAVRRLRELGLNVVLLTGDHIATARAIAAQAGIEDIHAEVPPTGKADVIASLQARGEVVGMVGDGINDAPALAQADVGLAMGTGTDIAIESAGITLVRGSLHGVADAVALSRATLANIRQNLFGAFLYNTLGIPLAAGVLYPATGLLLNPMLAGAAMALSSFTVVSNANRLRGFQPRGKPT